TATCATTCCATGATGTTTTACTTTCAAATCTAAAACTGAAACAAAAAAGTACCTTAGAGAATGATAAGCAACACCCATATCAATAGTCTAGAAGAATCACCCACTAAATTttacaatattataatataattaatagaatagtatgcatattatatatattatatttatatatacccaTGTAACAAAAAAAGAGAGAAATCAAAACGATTTTCcacttaataaaaaataaaaaaggaaaatggTTCATCAAAAAAGCTAACTCTGTTAATTGCAGTAGTCCAGATAAATTTGCAGTAAATTTATATTCCTTACTTTGTTTTAGTAGGTTTGTTTTGGACTGTTCTTCTTGACAAAAATGCAGAGAATAATAAAAACtgaaactttttttattttttgtttagagAGAAGATGAAATATGAAccgttttttttaaattaaaataataaaaaagggtTACGATTCATTGAAAAGTTAACTCTGTTTGTTAAAAAGAGTCAAGAAAAAGAGACAGGAAATTTCTCTTCGCTATGTTTATTAGCCATCTCGGACTATAGGAATAATTTTTATCTTAAAAAGCCTACTTTGCCTTCTACAGAGATTGTTTATTGGGCtagttattttctttattttttatttttatttttgcacgAGTTTAAAAGTGCTGCTAGGGTCCTCTCATTATTTCTTTGTCCGAGTTAAGCTTATCAGATGTTGTTAGGCCACCTCCTCCTTAAATTTGTTCTTTTGATTTAATGAAAATGGGAATGAGAGCCATTGTTCGTGATCATGATGCAAGACTTGTTGCTACTTAATTTGGTCATTCTATTTAATGAGATCTTCTCTTCAATGGAGGCTAattaaatatgtttaatattTGCTCTTAATTGGTGATCGGGCCAATTTCTTTGGGTCAGATGATGAAGTGTTATGGAATGGATTCCATACTCTGTTCTTCTCTGCTCCATTTAAGGTCGAAACAAGGCCTAAAACTAAATTATGTTTAAAAAATCATAATGAATATCATGATCAATATTATGATCGTTAAagttaataaatttttaattgaTGCAAGTCATGAAGGAGCAACAGCATACGAAACTGGTTATATTAAGAGACCATACTCTTTATTATCACAAAGTTAAAACTATCATCAATAGCTCTTTAACGTACGACTAGAAGtagtattattatttattattgctACGTACATAGTAGAAGCTCTGCTTGtacaagaaagaaagaaagaaaagcatAAACAGCCCCATCATCATAAGACTAAATTAAAGGCCATTTTCTTATTCTCTAAAAACTACAAAAGTACCTCAAAACGGTAATGCCATATACTAATAATGTAGTTATACATTATAGTATTAATGCACTGTTAATTGGATTAATTTAGGCAGTAGCCCTCCTCTCAGATCGGTCCTCATCACGGCGAGAAGAAGAGGATGAGGTTAAGAGGAAGGTTTCCTCTCTGTTGTACTTGAGGTTCCTGGCCTGGTCTCTGGAGATCTGGAAAGCGTTGGCCAGGACTGCCTCGGGAAGAGCCCGGATGACTGAGGTGCGCCCGGCCAAGGGGCTGATCCACGCATTGTCGTTGGTCTTGAATGACACCCACTCGAACCCTTCGCTGTTCGCCTGCTTCACCACGGCGTGGTTCTGTGGCACCGTCAGGATCTGCCCTTGCCTCACTTCTCCGTCGAAGGACTTCTGTCCCATGTGGTTCACCACCTGAACCCTAGCTCGTCCCCTCAGCACGTACATCACGCTGTGAGCATTCACGTTCCAGTGTGGGGTGTATATCGCATTCTGCATTATATAAATTTCATGCATATATGTTAAATATCATATggatataaatattatatatatatacatgttttTGATCATTTGTTACCTTGTAGAGGACGCCTCTCTCGGCGCTGAGTTGAAGGAAGCGAAGGATGGGGAGGTTGAAGCTGTTGACGGTGGAGATGCGGCCGGCCTGAGGGGTGAAGACGTCGGCGCGTGAAGGGTCACCGATGTTCTCCCTGATCCTCATGGAACAGAAGGTCTCTTCCAAGCCATTGTCTTCGTAGCGTCCGCCGCGGCTGTATCTGCGTTGCTCTTGCTCCCTCTCCCTCTGCCTCTCTTCTTCCGACCTCTCCTCCCGTTGCTGCTCCTGGCTTGACCTCAATGGGCTCACCAAGTCCAACCTTCCCTTGACTCTGATGATGCTGTTCCTGTCGTCGTTTTGGCCCTGGAGCCTCTTAACGGTCTCTGAGTCTACGTTGAATGCCTCCTCAAGATATCTGCTGTTGAACCCTTTGAAGATG
The genomic region above belongs to Humulus lupulus chromosome 1, drHumLupu1.1, whole genome shotgun sequence and contains:
- the LOC133804039 gene encoding 11S globulin seed storage protein Jug r 4-like produces the protein MANRPALLSLSLCFFLLLQGSLATSTSRSRSRSRSQESLRQQNECQIDRLEAREPDCRVQAEAGLIESWNPNHEQFQCAGVAVVRYTIEQNGLHLPSYTNTPQLVYVVKGRGILGITFPGCAETFEESQRGQGQGQSQGSQPDRHQKLRHFREGDILAIPAGVAYWSYNSGDQQLVFVSLLDTSNVNNQLDDNPRRFYLAGNPEDEFEQLRREGGREGRFESRREQREGSSENYRNIFKGFNSRYLEEAFNVDSETVKRLQGQNDDRNSIIRVKGRLDLVSPLRSSQEQQREERSEEERQREREQEQRRYSRGGRYEDNGLEETFCSMRIRENIGDPSRADVFTPQAGRISTVNSFNLPILRFLQLSAERGVLYKNAIYTPHWNVNAHSVMYVLRGRARVQVVNHMGQKSFDGEVRQGQILTVPQNHAVVKQANSEGFEWVSFKTNDNAWISPLAGRTSVIRALPEAVLANAFQISRDQARNLKYNREETFLLTSSSSSRRDEDRSERRATA